The genomic window GGGCGCACGATCACGTCGTGGTAGAGCGGCCAGAGCGTGCCGTTGGAGAAACCTTCGTAGTAGTCGGCCACCTCGTCCGCGGACAGCGGCACCGGATGCAGTTCGAGACCGTCCTCGATGATCGGATCGACGTCCGCGTCGGGGACTCCCGCCCAGCCGACCCAGGCGCCTTTGTTGTTGCGCAGCACCGGCTCCAGCGCGGTGACCAGACCGCCGGGGCTGCGTTTCCAGCGGGTCGTGCCGTCGGGCAGGCGTTCGAGGTCGACGGGCAGCCGGTTGGCCACGACGACGAAGCCGGAGCCGGCTTCGGCCGGGCCGGTGGTCGTCTTCGTGCTCTCGTCGGTCGGTGTGTCTAGGGCGGGCTCGGAGTCGTCGGACGAAGTCATCTGGTCCACTCACGCATCCTTTGCGCGTCGCTGGGTCCCCCAGGAAATCTGGTGTCGACGTCGCCGTTGGCGTCGAAAGGCTTGCTCTATTCGCCCCGGGAGCTCGGACCGATGCCGAGCATCGACAACAGCATCCGGCACTCGTCGGCGTCCTCGGCGTAGGCCGCGACAACGCGCTGCGCCTGACGCGCGGTTTCGTCGGCGAGTGGTTCCAGATCGTCGTCCGCGATGTCGTTCGCGCTGCCCTTCGCGGCCATCTTCAAGTCCTCCCGGTTCACTACGCTCGTACGTGCGAATAGTCAATGGTATCTGGCGCCGCCGAGGCCGGGTGGCACCCGCGTCGCACGGGCCCCCGGCCGGTGTGCCGACCCCATCCGTCCCTATACCGTGGGACTTAGCATCAACTCCACGAAAGGGTCGATATGCCGCTGGCCACGGTGAACGGAATTTCCCTCAACTACCAGGTCAAAGGTGACCGCGCGCGGGGTACCGATGTCAAGGGTTCGGCGCCGCTTGTGGTCATGATCATGGGCACCGGCAGCCCAGGGCGGGTCTGGGAATTGCATCAGGTGCCCGCACTGGTCGCCGCGGGATACCGGGTGTGCACCTTCGACAATCGCGGGATCGCGCCCTCCTACGAGGCCGCCTCCGGGATGACCCTCGATGAGCTGGTCGCCGATACCGCGGCGCTGATCGAGTTCCTGGACGAAGGTCCCGCGCTGGTGGTCGGCACCTCGATGGGCGCACGGGTCGCGCAGGAACTCGCGCTGGCCAGGCCCGAACTGGTCCGCAAAGCCGTCTTCATGGCGGGTCACGGGCGCCTCGACCAGTTCCAGAAGACGCTCTCGCTCGGCGAAC from Nocardia iowensis includes these protein-coding regions:
- a CDS encoding alpha/beta fold hydrolase, producing the protein MPLATVNGISLNYQVKGDRARGTDVKGSAPLVVMIMGTGSPGRVWELHQVPALVAAGYRVCTFDNRGIAPSYEAASGMTLDELVADTAALIEFLDEGPALVVGTSMGARVAQELALARPELVRKAVFMAGHGRLDQFQKTLSLGEHELDASGIKLPAKYEAALTAVMNLSPATMAEPNSARDWLDLFEFTGGPVPPGIRAQRRMDHDFERVQAYRAITVPCLAVGFADDRMIPPYLSREIAEVIPGARYQEVPDAGHFGYLERPETVNKILLDFFAS